One Penaeus vannamei isolate JL-2024 chromosome 27, ASM4276789v1, whole genome shotgun sequence genomic window carries:
- the LOC138866851 gene encoding basic proline-rich protein-like, which yields MKLGLGQARPGQARPGQARPGPGQASGQASARPVPGQLRLRPGQARPVPARPGQAQASLGQARPGQARPRPGQARPGQARPGQARPGQARPGQATSQARPGSGQASSGQARPGQARPGQARPGQARPGQGQARPGQGQARPGQFVSQASARLGLKSQVVPGQARRSQASLCQARPGQARPGQARLARPGQARPGQGQARPGQARPGQLWARPVPGSGQARPGQARPGRFRPVRPGQARPARPGQASQARPGQARPGQARPGQARPGQGQAEAAEARPGQARPGQARPGQARPGARPGSGQARPGQARPGQARPGQARARSGQAALVPGCAVLPQPGQPGQASGQARPGRPGQARPGQELWTMGAFMRARHVALNRKLKCQSFLCPSSPKRSAQKLLNTFDRTQSKAIITDPPTQDAYGGFYCQIKNTRKVNTTPAAATSSDHTHLWD from the exons atgaAGCTAG gcctaggccaggccaggccaggccaggccaggccaggccaggccaggccagggccaggccaggcTTCAGGCCAGGCCAGTGCCAGGCCAGTGCCAGGCCAGCTCAggctcaggccaggccaggccaggccagtgccagccaggccaggccaggcgcAGGCCAGcctaggccaggccaggccaggccaggccaggcctaggccaggccaggccaggccaggccaggccaggccag gccaggccaggccaggccaggccaggccaggccaggccaccagtcaggccaggccaggctcAGGCCAGGCCAgctcaggccaggccaggccaggccaggccaggccaggccaggccaggccaggccaggccaggccaggccagggccaggccaggccaggccagggccaggccaggccaggccagttTGTAAGCCAGGCCAGTGCCAGGCTAGGCCTGAAGAGTCAGGTTGTGCCAGGCCAGGCTAGAAGAAGCCAGGCCAGCTTgtgtcaggccaggccaggccaggccaggccaggccaggccaggct ggccaggccaggccaggccaggccaggccagggccaggccaggccaggccaggccaggccaggccagctgTGGGCCAGGCCAGTGCCAggctcaggccaggccaggccaggccaggccaggccaggccgctTCAGGCCagtcaggccaggccaggccaggccagccaggccaggccaggccagccaggccaggccaggccaggccag gccaggccaggccaggccaggccaggccaggccaggccagggccaggcTGAAGCAGCCgaagccaggccaggccaggccaggccaggccaggccaggccaggccaggccaggccaggcgcCAGGCCAggctcaggccaggccaggccaggccaggccaggccaggccaggccaggccaggccaggccagggccag GTCAGGCCAGGCAGCTCTTGTGCCAGGTTGTGCAGTGCTGCCGCAgccaggccagccaggccaggccagcggccaggccaggccaggcaggccaggccaggccaggccaggccag GAGCTCTGGACAATGGGAGCCTTTATGCGAGCGCGGCATGTTGCACTGAATAGAAAACTGAAATGTCAATCTTTCCTCTGTCCATCTAGTCCAAA GAGGAGTGCACAGAAACTACTCAATACATTTGATAGAACACAGTCCAAAGCCATCATAACAGACCCTCCAACACAGGATGCATATGGCGGGTTTTACTGTCAAattaaaaatacaagaaaagtaaATACGACACCTGCTGCAGCCACTTCGTCGGATCACACGCACCTCTGGGactga